A segment of the Crassostrea angulata isolate pt1a10 chromosome 10, ASM2561291v2, whole genome shotgun sequence genome:
ACGACTTTGAGGAAGTATTTCAACACAAAATTGGTGATGGGCTTGTCCATTTAACCATCTTTCATTTAGATTCCATCTGGATTGTGATTCAAGTTCGTGTATTTCACAATCCCTATAACTGATTGCTTGACAGTGCAgatctaaaatataacacatttacaaattaacttcttttaaatgcattttttatcgaaatatcCACACGAAGCATAAAAAAATGcactgtaaatataaaaaggACAGTTTCATAAAATATGACTGCCAGTGCACATAGAAAAGTAGCGCATTTACGATAAAAACGCCGACTTTCTGCAGAGaaagtatttatttacatctacagagtatgattccctctatttcttatgaaaacttatagttaatttaaagctctatagaaactgacaggactgaaatcatACGTCCCGTTGGTCGAAATCTCCCGCAACCTATGAAAAATCACGGACCAcatgaaatactagtaatagTACTAGTAATCAGACTCAAATCCTAATAGAATACGATtaggctgtttcttttagctaacgtactgatgtacataaaCAGCAATTTGGTGGATCTTTCTTACTTTTTaccatcaatttatcaatttctttaaagaaaaatgtaaacataaacaataaaatgatttctttgatgattcatgcgagTTATGACGGTAGCGATCAGAGCGATGGAAAATTAAATACTAGTAACCGGCTAACGGGTTTTgtgttttttctgcaatgtcgtcACCATTCATATCCAGcgtgaatcaccaaagaaagcattttattgtttaaatattagtCAATTCaatagtatacaattatttaatgcttgagcagtcaatagacccgaatatttttcccgaggtgcagggaacagctcagtatgatctattgcccgaggccgttggcctcgggtaATAGATCATAccgagctgttccctgcacctcgggaaaaatattcgggtctatcgactgctcaagcattaaataattgtatattactTCACCCAAATTAAAATTCGTTGCACTCCTTGAgtttgtaaaatcaaaataaaacaaaacacaaggttaaatttaaaatttaataattttacgtattgcaaattttcaatttattcatgGCAAAATACATGCATTCTTAGTTGCTCTTATCCAGTTGAAGAtctgttaattttttaacaaaaaattaatgttaactGTATCCTGTTAATTaaactattcatttattgactgtgcattttgttaattgtattttatcaaacgAAGATTTCAAGAAGACATACAAGTTTTAATATTCTTGCTAAAATGCAATGAAACCgcaataattttatgtggctaaataattatcttttttatgcaaagaatataaaaaaaagtttgcagATTAACGTTGCATAGATAGGCACTAATCAATTTGCACCAAAACACCTACTTACACTTTAATATCAGGAATTAGATATCCTAAATTCATTCATTAAGGTCtccaaaaatatatacatgcatattcaaaatatcctcataaataaagcaaatattgaaattgttaaaaattcaaatttaacatgTTTTTCAATGGGACATAGACTCAATTAaagctcaaattttcaaatttaatcttCCAATTTGAATGCCTTATTCctttagaattaattttgacattttataatgcttcagaaaaaaattgacttaGTTGAGTCCAAACCAAAATGCAaagttcaaaataaaaaagtttgaacctTGTTTTGTTCTTGTGTTATATTAATGAAATCATTATTTAAATCttgttttttccattttcaaagtTATCCTTAAACAAGGGGAAACAATTCAGCTTGGTTGTCAcaagtcattttgtcaaagataaAGTAAACAATTTACATACATTAACAACAAATTCTAAACTCTGTATTTCACATGTCACCTAAATTTTTGACAAATTAGTAAAGCATTGGAAATGCCCAGTTAATATTCtagatattaaaaattgaaaaataaaatttcaaaaatttcaagctCAAATAATGTCCATATACCGGTACTTTCAAAAGAACAATACAAAACACAAGAAGAATACCAAATAACCTAAAACACAATGAACAGGGAATTTTTTCTGTTGACTGGTTGTCATGACAATGATCTCTGGAGGTAAGATGACAGTAAGATTGTGGGTGGGATGAATACAGGATGAAAGTTTTCTACCTGTGTTTGCCTTTGCCCATTGTTTTCTATaccttaataaaaacaaaacttattatGTAAGTGTCTCTCGTACAATTTTAAGATACcgttaaaaaattttaaaatgcaatgcATGATAAAACTTCACTTCTCCtaaaaaattttgaacataTGATAGTACAGGTATTTAAAGAATGGAAAAATTTTACTTCAATATTGGTGCTAATTACTATTTAAGACACTAGTAAAAATTACTACAGTGAAGAAACCTGAGGATACCAACACTTTCAATGTCTTACTTTTTGACTGAAGATCAAGGTACTGACACACTCCATGCATCATCATTCTCTCAAATCCACCATTCAAGCACTGGACATACACAGAGTCAGGCCAGGCTTGGAAGAACTCGATCACATTCTCCTCAAGTTTGGACAGCAATTCCTACAAAAATCTCACTTCATCAAACCACTGAtctatcatattcattttattattttaaatttttttttaacaaaattttaatttttttttcaaattttctattacatgtatcaagttattatattcattaataTGTACATTATCTTAAATGTGATAAAACACTTCAAGCTATACCcctaaatattttcattgtatttattgAAGCATTTTATTAGATTGTTGATAAAGAACATACTAGTGGTACATGTTTCTTCTTCAAATGGACTCTGATTTTCTTGTCAATCCTTTGAAAGCATTCCTCAGCAGAATAAGATGGATGATCTAgaataatttgtttgaaatcaGATACTGACCAATTAATCAAAAGAAACAATTCTTCGATATGAGGTATGATGGCATGCAACTTTGTGTAAAACATGATATTAAAGTTGGGTAGTAAAAAAGAATTctgatataaatacaaatataatattacatgtatttaattgtacatgtatatatatgtagatacagtaaaactcattaAGTACAAACACGGATATTGCAAattcacggatatagcgaagtcatcttggatccccagctgtctaaatttaatgaatttcttttacggttataacgaattacggatataacgaagtaatttcttaggtcccagtgacttcgttataaccgagttttgctgtaccTACACTACATGTAACTATCGTATAAGCTTACTCTAATactaagaaaaatgaaattctgTACATCTTCTAGAAAACTTAATCATCTGTATATTCTATATATGGTATGGATTGGACTCTATAGTTTAAAAGTCCTTATTCCAATTTATCAAATACTGGCAATGTGAAACATACATTCGATATTACTAAAGGAAGAAGACCACTCTATTACTTTTCTTATAGTATGGAACCTTCTGTATTTCTTTTCTGATACTTTCTTAATTTCCTCTTACATTttcttttgtctgttttatcACCCTCCATTCTATTGACCATCTGGAAGCCTTCTTCTTCTCCTTCCTCTTCTTCTTCCAGGATGGTGTCTGGAAGAGATCTTCCACTGATGATTCTTTCCTGCTCTTCCTCTGAGCTGTTCACAAATTCATTCCATACCTGCAAGCATACAGAACCACCTTCCGATGATCCTAATACAAACTGTTCAATTACATTACAATGAATATTATGATACCttactgaatttttaaataatgaaatggcCAGtgcttaatatattttatctacATCCATTAAGTATGTTTACCTTTATTTCTTATGGATTTACAGATattgattgtaattcacagcTCTATAGAAACTAAAAATAACCTTTTAGTTATATTACATTGGATGTTATGCCTTATTTCTAAGTAATGAAATGATGCTTAGCAACATGTGCTGTGACCATTTGTTCAAGGACTTAATATGCATTTTGCATTTTTCAATCAAAGCAAAATGATTGTagcaaaactttaaaaaattggatacatgtatgaatacgTTTTGTCTGGTTTTAATAGTAGGTTTTATTTCTGTATGTATCAAGATATCTTAAAAGGAGCTATAAAACATATTTAGCATACTTTCTGGGTTCTAATtagaattaatcattttttatcttcGATATCCTCGGTTACctgcattttttctttttcattgaaCAATTCTGCAAATGCTGACATGCTTggctcaaaaatatcaaaatcaaggTCAATCGAGTCCTCTTTTTCAGCCAAAGCCAACAGATGTCTCACTGAAACACAGTTAGTGCATCAATAGATCTTTCTCTCTGAAGTAGTGACTACGATGTATTGTTGTGTTTATCAATAATCACTAAGAAACATATCATTCTCTTGTCAGTCTATTTCCAAAACAAAAgcagaaacaaaaaatatcattgcaACATTAATTCTGAATTCCTGaatcatgaaattttattctcttttgataataaaatgtgCCATAATCTGAATATACTTGACCTCATTccctatcaaaatatttcttatacatgtacattgtgttATATCATTACAAAATCAAGAGCATATCTATCCTCTTTTCATGACAATAAACCTACAGTTTTCAACACGTCGGGCTTTGTTGGCTCCCATTCTTTTCCTGCCCATAGCGTTTATACTGCTTGATGAGCCATGGTATCCAGCTCTTCTCCCTTTTCTAAGCTTCCTCTGCCTTTCTGCAACCTCTTCATCTTCACTTTCCAGATTATCTTCCAGATGTCTGAAAAGGAGAATTTCTGCATTTTAACCAGAGAAAACACtagattgattttaatttttaccagGTTTTTTTTCCTGATGATTTGCACATATTGGTAGTTATGGATTGGTATCAGAAGAACTCAAACCAAGGAGAATTTGTATAAGGATATAGGGTgatttaaccatgcatcggacgcgtaccttggatcggacaactttgtttataaatatacaaataaatgtgcatgcgctcatgtgttgtttcgtatattcctgaattagaacaaatgaactttatcattattaagaatttgacagtcaaattgtcaaagaaatagcaatatagGCATCGTAAAATGACGTCAAATACGCCATTcttgaaaatttagttacgaagattttatactaaagcattatttgaatgttgtgcgtttgattgtgaattagtgaaaatgcactctctgcgtaaaataattagaaagaagtaa
Coding sequences within it:
- the LOC128167966 gene encoding R3H domain-containing protein 4-like → MGVTKNKRNLFYFGIIEDELEHLEDNLESEDEEVAERQRKLRKGRRAGYHGSSSSINAMGRKRMGANKARRVENLRHLLALAEKEDSIDLDFDIFEPSMSAFAELFNEKEKMQVWNEFVNSSEEEQERIISGRSLPDTILEEEEEGEEEGFQMVNRMEGDKTDKRKYHPSYSAEECFQRIDKKIRVHLKKKHVPLELLSKLEENVIEFFQAWPDSVYVQCLNGGFERMMMHGVCQYLDLQSKSIENNGQRQTQVENFHPVFIPPTILLSSYLQRSLS